The Stenotrophomonas maltophilia genome includes a region encoding these proteins:
- a CDS encoding enoyl-CoA hydratase/isomerase family protein produces the protein MSIDTAADDAPVLFEERVAGNGTRIGIATLNAPRTLNGFSLPMAHLLLKQLKAWADDDGIAMVVLQGAGEKAFCAGGDLHSLYKSMVAFREADCSDIRENDYAAEFFDVEYRVDHLIHTYAKPILCWGHGIVMGGGIGLMSGASHRVVSERSKLAFPEITVGLFPDVGGSWLLPRVPGKGGLFLALTGALLNPGDAIYAGLADVHVAEERRSAVFDALLQVAWSSDSAHNHERLTHLLQSHASDAATGPLLANAAQVKALCEGDDLQAIVARIAGLQTDDAWLQAAQKTLAAGAPGSARLAYELQRRSAGQDLAAIYRLEYIVALHCAAHGDFAEGIRALLVVKDRNPQWNPATLAEATGAWADTFFASPWADAAHPLADLGTPLVERSLA, from the coding sequence ATGAGCATCGACACCGCTGCCGACGACGCACCGGTGCTGTTCGAGGAGCGCGTGGCCGGCAACGGCACGCGCATCGGCATCGCCACGCTCAACGCGCCGCGCACGCTCAATGGTTTCTCGCTGCCGATGGCGCACCTGCTGCTGAAGCAGCTGAAGGCCTGGGCCGATGACGACGGCATCGCCATGGTGGTGCTGCAGGGTGCCGGTGAGAAGGCGTTCTGCGCCGGCGGCGACCTGCACAGCCTGTACAAGAGCATGGTCGCCTTCCGCGAGGCCGACTGCAGCGACATCCGCGAGAACGACTACGCCGCCGAGTTCTTCGACGTCGAATACCGCGTCGATCATCTCATCCACACCTACGCCAAGCCGATCCTGTGCTGGGGCCATGGCATCGTGATGGGCGGCGGCATCGGCCTGATGTCCGGCGCCAGCCACCGCGTGGTCAGCGAGCGCTCCAAGCTGGCCTTCCCGGAAATCACCGTCGGCCTGTTCCCCGATGTCGGTGGCAGCTGGCTGCTGCCGCGCGTACCGGGCAAGGGCGGCCTGTTCCTGGCGCTGACCGGCGCGCTGCTCAACCCGGGCGACGCTATCTACGCCGGCCTGGCCGACGTGCACGTGGCCGAAGAACGCCGCAGTGCAGTGTTCGATGCGCTGCTGCAGGTGGCCTGGTCCAGTGATTCCGCACACAACCACGAACGCCTGACCCATCTGCTGCAGTCGCATGCCAGTGATGCTGCGACTGGCCCGCTGCTGGCCAATGCGGCGCAGGTCAAGGCGCTGTGCGAAGGCGATGACCTGCAGGCCATCGTGGCGCGCATTGCCGGCCTGCAGACCGACGACGCCTGGTTGCAGGCCGCACAGAAGACTCTCGCCGCCGGTGCACCCGGTTCGGCACGGTTGGCGTACGAACTGCAGCGCCGCAGTGCCGGCCAGGATCTGGCCGCGATCTATCGCCTGGAGTACATCGTCGCCCTGCATTGCGCCGCCCACGGTGATTTCGCCGAAGGCATCCGCGCGTTGCTGGTCGTCAAGGACCGCAATCCGCAGTGGAACCCGGCCACCCTGGCCGAGGCCACCGG